In Arthrobacter sp. B3I4, the following proteins share a genomic window:
- a CDS encoding DegV family protein, protein MPDREPPGWPWLRERLTRLRQATRPGAVPEPMPAAAARTAVVTDSAAALPAEWVRDFTADGRLAVVPMPVMVGDEIYGEGEDDIAETIAVALASGVPVRTSRPSPGQFEQAYLAAAARGFESIVSVHISAELSGTADSARLAAARVGIPVEVLDSRTVGMAQGMGVQSAVVAAADGRSAAEVRSFAQERLARTKVYFYVPSLEQLRRGGRIGAAASLWGTMFSIKPILAVDDGKVVPLEKVRSAARAIARLEEIAVADALSRPDGEARVAVHHFGNPAEAEQLAARLGRLLPGCPPAQISSLPAVLAAHAGLGVLAVIVGESSTPLSVIAGTAGSPGTLST, encoded by the coding sequence GTGCCCGACCGTGAGCCTCCGGGCTGGCCATGGCTGCGTGAGCGGCTTACACGGCTGCGTCAGGCCACCCGGCCCGGTGCGGTGCCGGAGCCGATGCCTGCGGCCGCCGCCAGGACAGCGGTGGTCACCGATTCCGCGGCCGCGCTGCCCGCGGAGTGGGTGCGCGACTTTACCGCCGACGGCCGCCTGGCCGTGGTCCCGATGCCCGTCATGGTCGGCGACGAGATCTACGGCGAGGGTGAGGACGACATCGCCGAGACCATCGCCGTGGCCCTGGCCAGCGGCGTTCCGGTCCGGACGTCCAGGCCCTCGCCCGGGCAGTTCGAACAGGCCTATCTCGCGGCGGCGGCGCGGGGGTTTGAGTCAATCGTCTCGGTCCACATCTCCGCAGAACTCTCCGGCACTGCGGATTCCGCCCGGCTCGCCGCAGCCCGGGTCGGGATCCCGGTGGAAGTTCTCGACTCCCGCACCGTCGGAATGGCCCAGGGCATGGGCGTGCAGAGCGCCGTCGTGGCAGCAGCCGACGGTCGGAGCGCGGCGGAGGTCCGGAGCTTCGCGCAGGAAAGGCTGGCCCGGACCAAGGTCTACTTCTATGTGCCCAGCCTCGAGCAACTGCGCCGCGGCGGACGAATCGGTGCCGCCGCGTCGCTGTGGGGCACGATGTTCTCGATCAAGCCGATCCTGGCCGTCGACGACGGCAAAGTTGTGCCGCTGGAAAAGGTCCGTTCGGCCGCCCGGGCCATTGCGAGGCTGGAGGAAATTGCCGTGGCGGATGCGCTGTCCCGCCCCGACGGGGAAGCTCGGGTCGCCGTTCACCACTTTGGCAACCCCGCCGAGGCAGAGCAGCTGGCGGCCCGTCTGGGTCGGCTGCTGCCCGGCTGCCCGCCCGCACAGATCAGTTCGCTGCCGGCCGTGCTTGCCGCCCACGCTGGGCTCGGGGTACTGGCCGTGATCGTGGGGGAGAGCAGTACCCCGCTTTCCGTGATTGCGGGGACGGCCGGGAGCCCCGGGACTCTTTCCACCTAG
- a CDS encoding ComEA family DNA-binding protein yields MPRRPLEPRARSQTAVARHRWAASLGPSDDQLLAAPLAEPLPDGLEEGRGQNRPPPQAQLRGVPSTEGRTPAPAVFRWRTGRASALLLVVVAVLLGGWFWWQAADGAPRVKPLDRPAAATPTGTRATDATDLGSAGSGAAEGAAAGAVDAGATGTGTATAGIIVVHVAGAVASPGVVELPAGSRLHQAVEAAGGSTVAADLDRLNLAAVLEDGQKILVQERGSPDAADPASPSGGSAVSGSAGSGGAGQGGSESDGAGSGRSGTPTQKVNLNTADAEELATLPRVGPILAQRIVDWRKQHGRFGSVQELDAVEGVGPKLLETLLPLVSV; encoded by the coding sequence ATGCCGCGACGACCCTTGGAACCCCGTGCCCGCAGCCAAACCGCCGTGGCGCGGCACCGCTGGGCGGCCAGCCTCGGTCCGAGTGATGACCAGCTCCTCGCTGCACCGCTGGCGGAGCCGCTGCCGGACGGGCTGGAGGAGGGCCGGGGGCAAAACAGGCCACCGCCCCAGGCGCAGCTGCGTGGGGTGCCTTCCACTGAAGGCCGGACTCCTGCCCCCGCCGTGTTCAGGTGGCGCACCGGCCGAGCTTCCGCCCTTCTACTCGTGGTGGTCGCCGTGCTGCTGGGCGGTTGGTTCTGGTGGCAGGCGGCCGACGGCGCTCCGCGCGTCAAGCCTCTCGACCGGCCAGCCGCGGCTACGCCGACCGGCACAAGGGCAACCGACGCAACTGACCTCGGCTCTGCCGGTTCAGGGGCAGCGGAAGGCGCTGCGGCGGGTGCTGTCGATGCGGGTGCCACAGGGACGGGCACCGCAACAGCCGGCATCATTGTCGTCCACGTGGCGGGGGCGGTGGCCAGCCCGGGCGTGGTGGAGCTGCCCGCCGGAAGCCGGCTGCACCAGGCCGTCGAGGCAGCCGGCGGAAGTACCGTCGCCGCTGACCTGGACCGGCTGAACCTCGCCGCGGTGCTGGAGGACGGGCAGAAGATCCTGGTTCAAGAACGCGGAAGCCCGGACGCCGCGGACCCGGCCAGTCCTTCCGGTGGTTCGGCGGTTAGCGGTTCCGCCGGGTCCGGTGGAGCCGGGCAGGGTGGGTCCGAGTCCGATGGAGCCGGGTCAGGCCGGTCAGGCACGCCGACCCAAAAGGTTAACCTAAACACTGCAGACGCCGAGGAGCTGGCCACGTTGCCGCGGGTTGGTCCGATCCTCGCCCAGCGCATCGTGGACTGGCGAAAGCAGCACGGCAGGTTCGGGAGCGTGCAGGAGCTCGATGCCGTGGAAGGCGTCGGCCCCAAGCTCCTGGAGACACTGCTGCCGCTGGTCAGCGTCTGA